Sequence from the Deltaproteobacteria bacterium genome:
CCCCATCCCGATCGGCGCGTTGAAGCGGCGCAGGTTGCCGGGCACGTTGTTCCACATCACCTGGGCGCCGAGGACCACCTCGCCGCCCGGCAGCGAGAAGAGGAGCTGCACCGCTCCGCCGCGCAGGGTGGGGCGCGGGGTTGCGACGTAGGCGCCGGTCGCGGAGAGGTTGTAGATCAGCGCCACCTTCTCGCCGTGCTTCGTGACGATGCGGGCAGGCAGATCGGCCGGGACGCGCTGCTCGGCGCGCGGGATCGCCGTGCCGTCGCGGTGCAGCGCCTGGTTCAGGACGAAGCGCAGCTCCTCGTCGCTGGCCGGCTCGAAGAGAGCGAAGGTCACGCCGGCCCTCCGCAGGCCCACGAGCGCGTCGGGCGCCGGGCGCGGGCCGAAGGCAACCCAGTGCATGCTGCCGCCTGGCCCATGCGCACCGAGCGCGCGGAGCGAGTCGTCCAGGTCCGGGAGCCCGTGGTCGCTCGCGACGAAGCCGGTCGGGAAGGCGCGCGGGCTTGCTGCCTGGACCCGCAGCGCGCTCTCGAGGGTTTCGGCGCAGACCCCCCGGCAGGCGCCGAGCAGGGAGAGCCGGCTCGCGAGCGTTCGCGAGCGCTCCTCCGGGCCGAGCACCAGGACCTGCTCTCGCTCGCGACCCTGCATCATGGGACACGCTCCCGGTGGGCGGATCGGCGTTCCGCAGGCGAACCTTGATGGTGTCAGAGAGGGGGTCGGTCGCCGGAGCGGACCGCGTGCTCCGCCAGGATCTGCGCGACGCAGCCGCTGAGCCGGCGCGCCGTCGGCAGGTGCAGGAACTCGTTCGGGCCGTGGGCGTTGGCGCCCGGCCCGAGCACGCCGGTGACCAGGAACTGGGCCGCGGGGAAGGCG
This genomic interval carries:
- a CDS encoding PilZ domain-containing protein, with amino-acid sequence MMQGREREQVLVLGPEERSRTLASRLSLLGACRGVCAETLESALRVQAASPRAFPTGFVASDHGLPDLDDSLRALGAHGPGGSMHWVAFGPRPAPDALVGLRRAGVTFALFEPASDEELRFVLNQALHRDGTAIPRAEQRVPADLPARIVTKHGEKVALIYNLSATGAYVATPRPTLRGGAVQLLFSLPGGEVVLGAQVMWNNVPGNLRRFNAPIGMGLRFTAVPADLQEELLCWVEQRARAYRL